In a single window of the Raphanus sativus cultivar WK10039 chromosome 9, ASM80110v3, whole genome shotgun sequence genome:
- the LOC108825541 gene encoding NEDD8-specific protease 1, whose product MANTWGDDKILSYNDVVLRRSDLDILNGPNFLNDRIIEFYLSYLSTLHTSPTISLIPPSIAFWISNCPDPESLKDFMKPLRLLDSELVILPVNDNLNVELAEGGLHWSLLVYYKEANSFFHHDSFMGSNRWNARQLYRAVSPFVSDGDAAYRECSDSPQQKNGYDCGVYLLANAQVICKWFSSGGVKNRDELWLGDVKETVPDVANHLREEILGLIKRLMSEKSVSK is encoded by the coding sequence ATGGCAAACACTTGGGGTGACGACAAGATCCTCAGCTACAACGATGTCGTCCTCAGGAGATCAGATCTAGACATCCTTAACGGACCCAATTTTCTAAACGACCGTATCATCGAGTTCTACCTAAGCTACTTATCCACACTTCACACTTCCCCTACCATCTCGCTAATCCCTCCCTCCATCGCCTTCTGGATCTCAAACTGTCCCGACCCTGAATCACTCAAAGACTTCATGAAACCCCTTAGGTTACTCGACAGCGAGCTCGTGATATTGCCTGTAAACGACAACCTCAATGTCGAGCTAGCAGAAGGCGGGTTACACTGGAGCTTACTCGTGTACTACAAAGAAGCCAACTCGTTTTTCCATCACGATAGCTTTATGGGATCGAATCGATGGAATGCGAGACAGCTCTACAGGGCGGTTTCTCCATTTGTGTCTGATGGAGATGCTGCGTATAGAGAATGCAGTGATTCACCGCAGCAGAAGAATGGGTACGACTGTGGTGTGTACCTTCTTGCAAACGCTCAGGTTATATGCAAATGGTTTAGCTCTGGTGGAGTGAAGAACCGGGATGAGCTGTGGTTAGGTGATGTGAAGGAGACTGTACCGGATGTGGCTAACCATTTGCGAGAAGAGATATTGGGGTTGATCAAAAGGTTGATGTCTGAGAAGAGTGTGAGTAAATGA